In the genome of Bradysia coprophila strain Holo2 unplaced genomic scaffold, BU_Bcop_v1 contig_232, whole genome shotgun sequence, one region contains:
- the LOC119076232 gene encoding 60S ribosomal protein L7, producing the protein MTAVDKKKGDAKKLPAVPESKLKVAKKVFSARAIATKRKLVKAKTVKLRVRENFLRAEKYAKEYARGERREIEKRRQAKKEGNYYIPGEARLAFVMRIRGINKVAPKVRKVLQLFRLRQINNGVFIKLNKATINMLRIAEPYVTWGYPNLKSVRELIYKRGFVKHKGQRIPITDNFCIERKLKKNNVQCVEDMVHEIFTVGANFKYVSNFLWPFKLNTPTGGWRKKNNHYVEGGDFGNREDKINNLLRKMI; encoded by the exons ATGACAGCGGTCGATAAGAAGAAAGGTGATGCTAAAAAGCTCCCAGCAGTGCCcgaatcaaaattgaaagtggCCAAGAAAGTTTTCTCCGCGCGTGCTATTGCCACAAAAAGGAAGCTTGTCAAGGCAAAAACAGTGAAATTGCGTGTTCGGGAGAATTTCTTGAGAGCTGAGAAATATGCCAAGGAATATGCACGAGGCGAACGTCGGGAAATTGAGAAGCGCCGACAGGCCAAAAAGGAAGGAAACTACTACATCCCCGGCGAAGCTCGTTTGGCTTTCGTTATGCGTATTCGAGG TATCAACAAAGTAGCACCGAAAGTACGCAAAGTCCTCCAATTGTTCCGTTTGAGACAAATCAACAACGGTGTCTTCATCAAGCTTAACAAGGCCACAATCAATATGCTCCGTATTGCTGAACCATACGTTACATGGGGCTATCCAAACTTGAAATCGGTTCGCGAACTGATTTACAAACGAGGATTTGTTAAG CATAAGGGACAACGCATTCCAATCACTGACAATTTCTGCATTGAGCGAAAACTGAAGAAGAACAATGTACAATGCGTCGAAGACATGGTCCATGAAATTTTCACGGTTGGTGCCAACTTCAAGTACGTGTCGAACTTTTTGTGGCCCTTCAAACTGAATACACCCACTGGTGGGTGGCGTAAGAAGAACAATCACTACGTGGAAGGTGGTGATTTCGGCAATCGCGAAGATAAAATCAACAATCTCCTCAGAAAGATGatttaa
- the LOC119076233 gene encoding REPTOR-binding partner, whose amino-acid sequence MDYEDMVIAEEPNLSERKEAGKRGRKPGRKAAADKVDMKAKLERSRQSARECRARKKLRYQYLEELVADREKAVLSLRAELEKYRQFASELDAGRFPEEMQAILEEVGALKQE is encoded by the exons ATGGACTACGAAGACATGGTGATCGCAGAGGAACCAAATTTATCT GAACGTAAGGAAGCAGGAAAGCGAGGAAGAAAACCGGGACGCAAAGCAGCAGCTGATAAGGTTGATATGAAGGCAAAACTTG AAAGAAGTCGTCAGAGCGCTCGTGAATGTCGAGCTCGTAAGAAGCTACGCTATCAATACTTGGAAGAACTTGTAGCTGACCGTGAGAAAGCTGTTTTGTCATTGCGTGCTGAATTGGAAAAG TACCGACAATTTGCATCAGAATTGGATGCTGGCCGATTTCCAGAAGAGATGCAGGCAATATTGGAAGAAGTCGGTGCTTTGAAACAAGAATAA
- the LOC119076235 gene encoding uncharacterized protein YxjH-like, producing the protein MPLPRGVYRADHVGSFLRPIAVKKARQDFANGRISSSELRAVEDQSISTIVENQLKSGIRSITDGEARRAWFHFDFLKQLGGIEIQGMIESSARASDGYSPPRLVVTGKLTYEKPIQVADFQYLNTQIKSTAAKFGEGNTYATPKVSIPSPTMVHFRGGRAGIDIDSYPDLDIFFADLATVYQMELASLYEAGARFVQFDDTNLAYLCDEKMRKEVALRNDDPSTLPRKYAQLINEAISKRPDDMTIGIHLCRGNYKSQWFASGGYEPVAKVLFQELNVDVYFLEYDDARSGDFAPLRFLPENKIVVLGLMSSKKRSLDDRDTIIKRLREAAAVCPRGLDQLCLSHQCGFSSTEDGNDLTEEEQWEKVRLEVSIAKEVWGDDLSK; encoded by the exons atgccACTTCCAAGAGGAGTTTACCGTGCCGATCACGTTGGATCATTCCTTAGACCGATAGCAGTAAAAAAGGCTCGTCAAGACTTCGCTAATGGACGAATATCCTCAAGTGAATTGCGAGCCGTAGAAGATCaa TCAATTAGCACAATTGTTGAGAATCAGCTCAAATCAGGCATACGATCCATCACCGATGGTGAAGCACGACGAGCCTGgtttcatttcgatttcttGAAACAACTCGGAGGAATTGAAATACAGGGGATGATAGAATCTAGTGCACGAGCCTCAGATGGTTACTCACCACCTAGGCTCGTTGTCACTGGAAAGCTGACGTACGAAAAACCAATACAAGTGGCTGACTTTCAGTACCTGAATACTCAGATTAAATCTACAGCGGCCAAGTTCGGTGAAGGAAACACTTATGCAACACCGAAAGTATCTATCCCGTCGCCGACAATGGTGCATTTCAGAGGTGGAAGGGCAGGTATCGACATTGATAGTTATCCggatttggatatttttttcgcTGACCTGGCTACAGTCTATCAAATGGAATTGGCGTCTCTGTACGAAGCCGGAGCAAGATTTGTCCAGTTCGACGACACAAATTTGGCGTACTTATGTGACGAAAAAATGAGGAAGGAAGTTGCATTACGTAACGATGATCCGTCGACGTTGCCTAGAAAGTATGCTCAGCTCATCAACGAAGCCATATCGAAGAGGCCGGACGACATGACTATTGGCATTCATTTGTGTAGAGGAAATTACAAATCACAATGGTTTGCCAGTGGAGGCTACGAACCCGTAGCAAAAGTTCTGTTCCAAGAGTTGAACGTTGACGTTTACTTCCTTGAGTATGATGATGCCCGATCAGGAGATTTCGCACCGTTAAGATTTCTGCCAGAGAATAAAATTGTGGTCCTGGGACTAATGAGCTCCAAGAAACGATCACTCGATGACAGGGACACTATCATCAAAAGACTTCGGGAAGCCGCAGCCGTATGCCCCAGAGGACTGGATCAACTCTGTCTGAGTCATCAATGTGGATTCAGTTCAACAGAGGACGGGAACGATTTGACTGAAGAAGAACAATGGGAAAAGGTAAGACTTGAGGTTAGCATCGCTAAAGAGGTGTGGGGAGAtgatttgtcaaaataa
- the LOC119076230 gene encoding probable cytochrome P450 9f2: MLGAFIIIIAIFLFSLAFYKWATINNDYFEKRNMKFSKPTFLFGSMRDFFYSRGTLADFANKIYREFPNEAVNGLFGFRQPQFLLRDPDVIKQIAVKDFDHFEDRFKFIDPKLDKLWGNSLFLMESEKWRLMRATLSPAFTGSKMRQMFNLVVEVAESVMQHLLKKVENGEKVDVEMKDFFTRYTNDVIASCAFGLKVNSVAEPKNEFYLNGKELLNFFGLVNLIKSMIIMTTPSIARLLKLNLTGKVGESFSHIILDTMEERKTKSIFRPDMINIMMQVREGTLKQETEEKKKEVDGFSAVEESEIGKETVNRAWSDDELVAQCFIFFIAGFETSSAMLTFASYELAANPDIQQKLYEEIAAMNEQLNGKSIHYDALQKLKYLDQVFSETMRKWPPLFQIDRQCTKEYIFDNGSLKFKVEKGQTVLIPVYGIQHDAKHFPEPEKFDPDRFSDENKNSIHQGTYMPFGIGPRNCIGSRFALMELKAILYYVLLNFTIEPNEKSEIPLKPPKMTTAATMLPRTGVHFELKPRKK, from the exons ATGTTGGGCGctttcatcatcatcatcgcaattttcttattttcgttGGCTTTCTACAAGTGGGCAACGATTAACAATGACTATTTCGAGAAGAGGaacatgaaattttcaaagccAACATTTTTGTTCGGATCTATGCGCGATTTTTTCTATTCCCGTGGAACTTTGGCTGATttcgcaaataaaatttatcgagAATTTCCAAACGAAGC AGTCAATGGTCTGTTCGGTTTTCGACAACCGCAATTCTTACTTCGAGATCCGGACGTAATCAAACAAATTGCAGTCAAGGACTTTGATCACTTCGAAGAtcgttttaaatttatcgatCCAAAGTTAGATAAACTATGGGGAAACAGTTTATTTCTGATGGAAAGTGAGAAATGGCGACTGATGCGAGCCACTCTAAGTCCTGCATTTACAGGAAGTAAAATGCGACAAATGTTCAATTTGGTCGTCGAAGTAGCAGAAAGTGTTATGCAGCATCTACTAAAAAAAGTTGAGAATGGAGAAAAGGTCGATGTTGAAATGAAAGATTTCTTCACACGATACACGAACGATGTGATTGCATCTTGTGCATTCGGATTAAAAGTGAATTCCGTTGCCGAACCGAAAAATGAGTTTTATCTGAATGGGAAGGAATTgttgaatttctttggtcTTGTGAATCTGATCAAAAGTATGATAATTATGACCACGCCATCCATTGCACGACTTTTAAAACTCAATCTTACTGGAAAAGTTGGAGAAAGTTTTAGCCACATAATATTAGACACAATGGAAGAGCGGAAGACGAAGAGTATTTTTCGACCGGACATGATCAATATTATGATGCAGGTTCGTGAAGGAACGTTGAAACAGGAAacagaagaaaagaaaaaggaaGTTGATGGATTTTCTGCCGTAGAAGAGTCCGAAATCGGCAAGGAAACTGTAAATCGTGCTTGGAGTGATGACGAACTTGTAGCTCagtgtttcattttctttatag CTGGTTTCGAAACATCATCAGCAATGTTAACATTTGCATCTTACGAGCTTGCTGCAAATCCAGATATTCAGCAGAAACTCTATGAAGAAATTGCAGCCATGAATGAACAGCTCAACGGAAAGTCCATTCATTATGATGCGCTACAAAAGCTCAAGTATCTGGATCAAGTGTTTTCAGAAACAATGAGGAAATGGCCACCACTATTCCAGATTGACCGTCAATGTACTAAAGAATACATATTCGACAATGGAAGTTTAAAGTTCAAAGTGGAGAAAGGACAGACGGTATTGATACCAGTCTACGGAATTCAGCACGATGCCAAACATTTTCCGGAGCCGGAGAAATTCGATCCGGATAGATTCAgtgatgaaaacaaaaacagtaTTCACCAAGGCACTTACATGCCATTCGGAATAG GTCCACGCAACTGCATTG GTTCTCGTTTTGCACTCATGGAACTGAAGGCGATTCTGTACTACGTACTTCTGAACTTTACAATTGAACCGAacgaaaaatctgaaattcCATTGAAGCCACCGAAAATGACAACAGCTGCGACAATGTTACCGAGAACCGGAGTTCATTTTGAGCTTAAACcaaggaaaaaataa
- the LOC119076234 gene encoding translocon-associated protein subunit gamma, whose translation MTDKKVTKTTTSGFTKEEELLLNDFSRNVSTKSSALFYGNAFIVSAIPIWLFWRIHMMELIPSLIFFVVITGLSTYFMAMAYRNTKFALKHKVAVKREDGVTREMHKVLSDDKKMSRKEKDERTLWKKNEVADYEATTFSIFYNNALFLAIIIFASFYLLRTTSPALNYILSVSGASGLLCLLSTSKPT comes from the exons ATGACGGATAAGAAAGTAACCAAAACCACCACGTCTGGATTTACGAAAGAAGAGGAATTGTTGCTGAACGATTTTAGCAGAAATGTTTCGACCAAGTCATCGGCACTTTTCTACGGAAACGCTTTCATTGTGTCAGCTATTCCCATTT GGCTATTCTGGAGAATTCATATGATGGAATTGATTCCATCATTGATCTTTTTCGTTGTCATCACTGGTCTCAGTACCTACTTCATGGCCATGGCTTACCGTAACACAAAGTTCGCTTTAAAACACAAAGTAGCTGTGAAACGAGAGGACGGTGTCACTCGTGAAATGCACAAAGTTTTGTCCGACGACAAGAAAATGAGCCGCAAAGAAAAGGATGAACGTACGTTGTGGAAGAAGAATGAAGTGGCCGATTACGAAGCAACAaccttttcaattttctacaACAACGCACTGTTCTTGGCCATCATCATTTTCGCCAGCTTCTACTTGCTCCGAACAACGTCACCAGCATTGAACTACATTTTGTCCGTTAGCGGTGCCAGTGGTCTTTTATGTTTGTTGTCGACCAGCAAACCAACATAA